In Anopheles gambiae chromosome 2, idAnoGambNW_F1_1, whole genome shotgun sequence, a single window of DNA contains:
- the LOC5666882 gene encoding fatty acyl-CoA reductase wat: protein MVSLEEFRAYRSPLKDFYDGKYVLLTGGSGFVGKLLIEKLIKCNVAEILLILRRKKGLSPTERLEQLLGKEAVFVNYEKDPQLYLSKIRLIEGDISEVGVGISNDDLEYIYERTNIIVHAAADVRFDESLKESIQTNVRGTQEMLKIAEKCRQLEIFTYISTAFSHCVLGVIEEKFYDPPLDPSVLIKASESENDADVFEQLSKKLIEPWPNTYAFTKSLSEEMVRRYKAKLPVAIIRPSIITTTMEDPIAGWTDNLYGFNGVVCGAATGVLRIFHIHMDYKASIVPADTVINATLAVTWYAASHREEDNVYNCTTDDNPVSWRETQHQLEHWKDRIPFDKSLWITTYNTTRFKLVADVLSILYHVLPALFFDAMLQLGGQKPRVLKLYRKVHRFSAVLRFFTNNQWCFRTARMRRVLDAMAADDQQYFPCDAKAIQWNSFLDHQIKGLRQYLMRDPWSTLEKSVRRHRLRTFAHWCLLAVLYGGMLYLVGKVLHAYGYIDFTGLHESNLEECLEAEAI, encoded by the exons ATGGTCAGTTTGGAAGAGTTCCGCGCGTACCGATCTCCGTTGAAAGATTTCTACGACGGAAAGTACGTGCTGCTTACCGGTGGTAGTGGGTTTGTGGGCAAGCTGCTGATAGAGAAGCTGATAAA ATGCAATGTGGCGGAGATACTGCTGATCCTTCGACGCAAGAAAGGCCTTAGTCCTACCGAACGGCTGGAGCAGCTGCTCGGTAAGGAAGCGGTGTTTGTCAACTACGAAAAAGATCCTCAGCTGTACCTGTCCAAGATTCGGCTCATCGAAGGTGACATCAGTGAGGTTGGAGTGGGCATTTCGAACGATGATCTCGAGTACATATACGAGCGGACGAACATCATCGTGCACGCTGCGGCTGATGTGCGGTTTGACGAATCATTGAAGGAGTCCATACAAACGAATGTGCGCGGAACGCAAGAGATGTTGAAAATAGCCGAAAAATGCCGCCAGCTGGAG ATTTTCACCTACATCTCGACGGCTTTCTCACACTGCGTGCTGGGCGTCATCGAGGAGAAGTTCTACGATCCACCACTGGATCCGAGCGTTCTAATCAAAGCGTCGGAAAGCGAGAACGATGCGGACGTGTTTGAGCAGCTGTCGAAGAAGCTGATCGAACCATGGCCGAACACGTACGCCTTCACCAAATCGCTCTCGGAGGAAATGGTGCGGCGCTACAAAGCGAAGCTGCCAGTAGCGATCATCAGACCTTCGATCA TTACAACCACCATGGAAGATCCAATCGCTGGCTGGACGGACAATCTGTACGGTTTTAACGGCGTAGTGTGTGGCGCAGCAACTGGCGTCCTGCGCATATTTCACATCCACATGGACTACAAGGCGAGCATCGTGCCGGCAGATACGGTTATTAATGCGACGCTCGCCGTCACCTGGTACGCGGCGAGCCATCGCGAGGAGGACAACGTGTACAACTGCACCACGGACGACAATCCGGTGAGCTGGCGCGAAACGCAGCACCAGCTGGAGCACTGGAAGGATCGCATCCCGTTCGACAAGTCGCTGTGGATAACGACGTACAACACGACCCGCTTCAAGCTGGTAGCGGACGTGCTGTCCATCCTGTACCACGTCCTGCCGGCACTGTTCTTCGACGCCATGCTGCAGCTCGGTGGTCAGAAGCCGCGCGTGCTAAAGCTCTACCGGAAGGTGCATCGCTTTTCCGCCGTGCTGCGCTTCTTCACCAACAACCAGTGGTGCTTCCGGACGGCGCGTATGCGCCGCGTGCTGGACGCGATGGCGGCCGACGATCAGCAGTACTTCCCGTGCGATGCCAAGGCGATCCAGTGGAACAGCTTCCTGGATCATCAGATCAAGGGACTGCGGCAGTACCTGATGCGCGACCCGTGGAGCACGTTGGAGAAATCGGTGCGCCGCCATCGGTTGCGAACGTTTGCGCACTGGTGTCTGCTGGCGGTGCTGTACGGTGGAATGCTGTACTTGGTGGGGAAGGTACTGCACGCGTACGGTTACATTGATTTTACGGGGCTGCATGAGAGCAACTTGGAGGAGTGTCTAGAAGCGGAAGCTATATGA
- the LOC1276657 gene encoding fatty acyl-CoA reductase wat isoform X1 gives MDLRASAESGHNNELTMTEERKITSTPVMEFYRDKCVLITGGTGFIGRLLIEKLLRINVRQIILLSRPKKGKTTQQRCDDLFSSIVFMNLKKDCPTFIERVKLVDADLQHPSLGLSDESIEYIVNNAQIVLHAASDVRFDQALKKAIEVNVRGTRDLLRIAEKIVNLELFVYISTAYSNCPQGLIKEQFYTPPSEPEKMIQLVEAMDERFEEHMNKTVNDFIHPWPNTYVYTKALTEDVVRQYGELLPIAVVRPSIVIATNEEPIGGWTDNIYGLNGVIAGVALGIIRIMHVDDNNKADIIPADIVVNTVLAAGWQTYVERFIYHHLRKGDRPLPEAKSNGELKGVAKPRTKIYNCVTGNDNPISYQKIYKYSIEVGKHCPPKKSLWIVCHNTTTNKYLYEFYKVIYHLLPALLIDTYLRVIRRTPRVMDLYRKVHKFATVIEYFANGRWTFENDNLKSLREKLSPDDQIMFQCNIQKIEWADYFWTYIHGLRKHIANEPLENLDEAIKRHKQMRIVHYFILAAYYSIWALLIFYLCKAVGMLVF, from the exons ATGGATCTTCGAGCAAGCGCAGAGtcgggccacaacaacgagcTGACGATGACGGAGGAGCGCAAGATCACGTCCACCCCGGTGATGGAATTTTATCGCGACAAGTGTGTACTGATCACCGGAGGTACCGGCTTTATCGGGCGCTTGCTGATCGAGAAGCTGCTTAG AATAAACGTCAGACAGATTATTCTACTTTCCCGACCGAAGAAGGGCAAAACGACGCAGCAGCGTTGCGACGATCTGTTCAGCAGCATCGTCTTTATGAACCTGAAGAAAGACTGCCCTACGTTCATCGAGCGTGTCAAGCTGGTCGATGCGGATCTGCAGCACCCGTCCCTCGGCCTCTCGGACGAATCGATCGAGTACATCGTGAACAATGCGCAGATAGTGCTGCACGCCGCCTCGGACGTCCGCTTCGACCAGGCGCTCAAGAAAGCGATCGAGGTGAACGTGCGCGGCACGCGCGATCTGCTGCGCATCGCGGAGAAGATCGTCAATCTGGAGCTGTTCGTGTACATCTCGACCGCGTACTCGAACTGCCCCCAGGGACTGATCAAGGAGCAGTTCTACACGCCACCGTCCGAGCCGGAAAAGATGATCCAGCTGGTCGAGGCGATGGACGAGCGGTTCGAGGAGCACATGAACAAAACGGTGAACGATTTCATTCACCCCTGGCCGAACACGTACGTCTACACGAAGGCACTCACCGAGGACGTGGTGCGGCAGTACGGCGAGCTGCTTCCGATCGCCGTCGTTCGACCATCGATTG TGATTGCTACTAACGAGGAACCGATCGGTGGCTGGACCGACAACATCTACGGGCTGAACGGTGTGATTGCGGGCGTTGCGCTTGGCATCATTCGCATCATGCACGTGGACGACAACAACAAGGCGGACATCATACCGGCGGACATAGTCGTGAATACGGTGCTGGCCGCCGGCTGGCAAACCTACGTAGAACG TTTTATCTATCACCACCTTAGGAAAGGCGATCGACCGCTGCCGGAGGCCAAGTCGAACGGGGAGCTGAAGGGTGTGGCCAAACCGCGCACCAAAATTTACAACTGTGTCACCGGAAACGACAATCCCATCTCGTACC AAAAGATCTACAAGTACTCGATCGAGGTGGGTAAACATTGCCCGCCGAAGAAATCGCTCTGGATCGTGTGTCACAACACGACGACGAACAAGTATTTGTATGAGTTCTACAAAGTGATCTACCATCTGCTGCCTGCACTGTTGATCGACACGTACCTGCGAGTGATCAGACGCACACCGAG AGTTATGGACCTTTATCGAAAGGTGCACAAATTCGCCACAGTCATCGAATACTTTGCCAACGGACGATGGACATTCGAGAATGACAATTTGAAATCTCTGAGAGAAAA GCTGTCCCCAGACGATCAGATTATGTTCCAGTGCAACATTCAGAAGATTGAGTGGGCCGACTACTTCTGGACGTACATTCATGGGTTGCGCAAGCACATCGCCAACGAGCCGCTGGAGAACCTGGACGAGGCGATCAAGCGCCACAAGCAGATGCGGATAGTGCACTACTTCATACTGGCCGCTTACTACTCCATCTGGGCGCTGCTCATCTTCTACCTCTGCAAGGCGGTTGGGATGTTAGTCTTCTAA
- the LOC1276657 gene encoding fatty acyl-CoA reductase wat isoform X2: MDLRASAESGHNNELTMTEERKITSTPVMEFYRDKCVLITGGTGFIGRLLIEKLLRINVRQIILLSRPKKGKTTQQRCDDLFSSIVFMNLKKDCPTFIERVKLVDADLQHPSLGLSDESIEYIVNNAQIVLHAASDVRFDQALKKAIEVNVRGTRDLLRIAEKIVNLELFVYISTAYSNCPQGLIKEQFYTPPSEPEKMIQLVEAMDERFEEHMNKTVNDFIHPWPNTYVYTKALTEDVVRQYGELLPIAVVRPSIVIATNEEPIGGWTDNIYGLNGVIAGVALGIIRIMHVDDNNKADIIPADIVVNTVLAAGWQTYVERKGDRPLPEAKSNGELKGVAKPRTKIYNCVTGNDNPISYQKIYKYSIEVGKHCPPKKSLWIVCHNTTTNKYLYEFYKVIYHLLPALLIDTYLRVIRRTPRVMDLYRKVHKFATVIEYFANGRWTFENDNLKSLREKLSPDDQIMFQCNIQKIEWADYFWTYIHGLRKHIANEPLENLDEAIKRHKQMRIVHYFILAAYYSIWALLIFYLCKAVGMLVF, translated from the exons ATGGATCTTCGAGCAAGCGCAGAGtcgggccacaacaacgagcTGACGATGACGGAGGAGCGCAAGATCACGTCCACCCCGGTGATGGAATTTTATCGCGACAAGTGTGTACTGATCACCGGAGGTACCGGCTTTATCGGGCGCTTGCTGATCGAGAAGCTGCTTAG AATAAACGTCAGACAGATTATTCTACTTTCCCGACCGAAGAAGGGCAAAACGACGCAGCAGCGTTGCGACGATCTGTTCAGCAGCATCGTCTTTATGAACCTGAAGAAAGACTGCCCTACGTTCATCGAGCGTGTCAAGCTGGTCGATGCGGATCTGCAGCACCCGTCCCTCGGCCTCTCGGACGAATCGATCGAGTACATCGTGAACAATGCGCAGATAGTGCTGCACGCCGCCTCGGACGTCCGCTTCGACCAGGCGCTCAAGAAAGCGATCGAGGTGAACGTGCGCGGCACGCGCGATCTGCTGCGCATCGCGGAGAAGATCGTCAATCTGGAGCTGTTCGTGTACATCTCGACCGCGTACTCGAACTGCCCCCAGGGACTGATCAAGGAGCAGTTCTACACGCCACCGTCCGAGCCGGAAAAGATGATCCAGCTGGTCGAGGCGATGGACGAGCGGTTCGAGGAGCACATGAACAAAACGGTGAACGATTTCATTCACCCCTGGCCGAACACGTACGTCTACACGAAGGCACTCACCGAGGACGTGGTGCGGCAGTACGGCGAGCTGCTTCCGATCGCCGTCGTTCGACCATCGATTG TGATTGCTACTAACGAGGAACCGATCGGTGGCTGGACCGACAACATCTACGGGCTGAACGGTGTGATTGCGGGCGTTGCGCTTGGCATCATTCGCATCATGCACGTGGACGACAACAACAAGGCGGACATCATACCGGCGGACATAGTCGTGAATACGGTGCTGGCCGCCGGCTGGCAAACCTACGTAGAACG GAAAGGCGATCGACCGCTGCCGGAGGCCAAGTCGAACGGGGAGCTGAAGGGTGTGGCCAAACCGCGCACCAAAATTTACAACTGTGTCACCGGAAACGACAATCCCATCTCGTACC AAAAGATCTACAAGTACTCGATCGAGGTGGGTAAACATTGCCCGCCGAAGAAATCGCTCTGGATCGTGTGTCACAACACGACGACGAACAAGTATTTGTATGAGTTCTACAAAGTGATCTACCATCTGCTGCCTGCACTGTTGATCGACACGTACCTGCGAGTGATCAGACGCACACCGAG AGTTATGGACCTTTATCGAAAGGTGCACAAATTCGCCACAGTCATCGAATACTTTGCCAACGGACGATGGACATTCGAGAATGACAATTTGAAATCTCTGAGAGAAAA GCTGTCCCCAGACGATCAGATTATGTTCCAGTGCAACATTCAGAAGATTGAGTGGGCCGACTACTTCTGGACGTACATTCATGGGTTGCGCAAGCACATCGCCAACGAGCCGCTGGAGAACCTGGACGAGGCGATCAAGCGCCACAAGCAGATGCGGATAGTGCACTACTTCATACTGGCCGCTTACTACTCCATCTGGGCGCTGCTCATCTTCTACCTCTGCAAGGCGGTTGGGATGTTAGTCTTCTAA
- the LOC5666881 gene encoding fatty acyl-CoA reductase wat: MSLEEFNANKSPVKDFYHGKTVLLTGGSGFLGKLFIEKLIKCGVREILLLLRSKKGVSPEERLHALLKKEAVFVNYQQQPELYLDRLKVIEGDISRPGLAISNDDLDYVIKHTNIVLHSAADVRFDESMKESVETNVRGTDHLLNIAEKCANLEVFVYVSSAFSQCIKETVEEKFYTPNIDPLELIKMMENEPRLDELEAVSKKMVEPWPNTYSFTKALAEEVVRRRRDKMPIAIVRPSIVTSTYADPIVGWTDNFYGFNGVVSGAGTGVLRIFHIRDEYKADIIPADIVINGTLVAAHYAAKHPAEENVFNCTMDENHTTWGDIRNDCLSQKGVVAVKKSLWIPTYNTTRYYYVASFLQVFYHLIPAVFFDLVMRCRGEKPQILRLYRKVHRFSDVLRFFTNHQFQFATKRMRQVVDGMEIVDRHLFPCDMKSVVWSKFGVNHIRGCRVYLLGEPWNTNEEALQIYRRRRLIHLLMLGVIYSMYVVVGLRLLEAAGVPDLRSFLGCTQFA; encoded by the exons ATGAGCCTGGAGGAGTTTAACGCTAACAAATCTCCCGTGAAGGATTTCTACCACGGCAAAACGGTTCTGCTTACCGGAGGCAGTGGGTTTCTGGGCAAGCTGTTCATCGAAAAGCTGATCAAGTGTGGCGTGCGTGAGATTCTCCTTCTGCTGCGCTCCAAGAAGGGCGTCAGCCCGGAGGAGCGGCTCCATGCGCTGCTCAAGAAGGAGGCAGTGTTTGTAAACTATCAGCAGCAACCGGAGCTGTATCTCGACCGGCTGAAGGTGATCGAGGGAGACATCAGCCGGCCCGGGCTAGCGATCAGCAACGATGATCTGGACTACGTGATCAAGCACACCAACATCGTGCTTCACTCGGCCGCCGATGTGCGGTTCGACGAGTCGATGAAAGAGTCGGTCGAGACGAATGTTCGCGGTACGGATCATTTGCTTAACATTGCCGAAAAATGTGCCAATCTTGAG GTTTTCGTTTACGTATCGAGCGCTTTTTCGCAATGCATAAAGGAGACGGTGGAGGAAAAGTTCTACACGCCCAACATCGATCCGCTGGAGTTGATCAAAATGATGGAAAACGAACCGCGGCTGGACGAGCTGGAGGCTGTATCGAAGAAGATGGTGGAACCGTGGCCAAACACGTACTCGTTCACGAAAGCTCTGGCGGAGGAGGTCGTCCGACGGCGCAGAGACAAGATGCCGATAGCGATCGTTCGTCCTTCGATCG TGACTTCCACCTACGCTGACCCAATTGTCGGATGGACGGACAACTTCTACGGGTTCAACGGGGTCGTGAGCGGTGCCGGAACCGGTGTGCTGAGGATCTTCCACATTCGCGACGAGTACAAGGCGGACATCATCCCGGCCGATATCGTCATCAATGGTACGCTGGTGGCGGCCCACTACGCCGCCAAACACCCGGCAGAGGAGAACGTGTTCAACTGTACGATGGACGAAAACCACACGACCTGGGGTGACATCCGGAACGATTGCCTCTCGCAGAAGGGcgtggtggcggtgaagaaGTCCCTCTGGATACCGACCTACAACACGACGCGGTACTACTACGTCGCTAGCTTTCTGCAGGTGTTTTACCATCTGATACCGGCAGTGTTTTTCGACCTCGTGATGCGCTGCCGGGGCGAGAAGCCTCAGATCTTGCGCCTGTACCGGAAGGTGCACCGGTTCTCGGACGTGCTGCGGTTCTTCACCAACCATCAGTTCCAGTTCGCCACCAAGCGTATGCGCCAGGTAGTGGACGGGATGGAGATAGTGGATCGGCATCTGTTCCCGTGCGACATGAAGTCGGTAGTGTGGAGCAAGTTTGGCGTCAACCATATCCGGGGCTGCCGGGTTTATCTGCTTGGCGAGCCGTGGAACACGAACGAAGAGGCGCTACAGATTTATCGGCGCCGTCGGCTGATACATCTACTCATGCTGGGGGTGATCTACTCGATGTATGTGGTGGTGGGCCTGCGACTGCTGGAAGCGGCCGGTGTGCCCGATCTGAGGAGCTTCTTGGGTTGTACACAATTTGCTTGA
- the LOC1276660 gene encoding protein anachronism isoform X1 encodes MKTVVPLGLVVLLGLLQAQPTHSAPFNLRDPVEEGLAMAESKMIDFENLTESERLSFLRENINITALKIQQRVLREKQNLNRTSGPLAITQSTTDRNVSDRVKTRKEYAEHIIGNIKHNIETNLMRNDTGHMGAATHEMAFSAVCDMPKNTNASQWNSDNTWNLYFRLPHNKQYNSVSSAVLRLYMHGANSTGSRESDNCKNPSEQMIRITTSVYFRKNRKDNAGQERKKICSCITITRSYRGWITLDTLLAVKAWDKPNRNLLIAIDVEDQDDRPMRAADFFRPADCTEASKQHNAAVLPWTYLRSTYAGSAHEMDNVPHNPRLDLMFQKRMHHNHRPYRNKHHYKGYYLANDSTGSATGNSYEHDGTDSKCPRFVGEDASQPAQQTHHDHQHQATKHNGQRPNPLYYLFKELHGHQHQQQQHVVVQHPVVVSRAQMKRRHLNHRARDAPVAGSDGSDESRSVSSASVLSSEERNL; translated from the exons ATGAAGACGGTCGTACCCTTGGGCCTGGTGGTGCTGCTAGGCTTGCTGCAGGCGCAGCCGACGCACAGTGCACCGTTCAATCTGCGCGACCCGGTCGAGGAGGGCCTGGCCATGGCGGAGTCGAAGATGATCGATTTCGAAAACCTGACCGAAAGCGAACGGCTCTCGTTCCTGCGGGAGAACATCAACATAACCGCGCTCAAGATACAGCAGCGGGTGCTGCGGGAGAAGCAGAACCTGAACCGGACGAGCGGACCGCTGGCCATCACCCAGAGCACCACCGATCGGAACGTTTCGGATCGCGTGAAAACGCGAAAAGA ATACGCCGAACACATCATCGGTAACATCAAGCACAACATCGAGACGAACCTGATGCGCAACGACACCGGGCATATGGGGGCGGCGACGCACGAGATGGCCTTTTCCGCCGTGTGCGACATGCCGAAAAACACCAACGCGAGCCAGTGGAACAGCGACAACACCTGGAATCTGTACTTCCGTCTGCCTCACAATAAGCAGTATAATTCTGTCAGCTCGGCTGTACTAAG ACTTTACATGCACGGTGCCAACTCGACTGGTTCGCGCGAGTCGGACAACTGCAAGAACCCGTCGGAACAGATGATTCGCATTACGACCTCGGTCTACTTCCGCAAGAACCGCAAAG ATAATGCCGGCCAGGAGCGCAAGAAGATCTGCAGCTGCATCACGATCACCCGATCGTACCGGGGCTGGATCACGTTGGACACGCTGCTCGCGGTGAAGGCGTGGGACAAACCGAACCGCAACCTGCTCATCGCGATCGACGTCGAGGATCAGGACGATCGACCGATGCGGGCGGCCGATTTCTTCCGGCCGGCCGACTGCACGGAGGCAAGTAAACAACACAACG CAGCCGTTCTTCCATGGACCTATCTCCGAAGCACATATGCAGGGTCCGCTCATGAAATGGACAATGTGCCACA CAACCCGCGACTAGACCTAATGTTCCAGAAGCGCATGCATCACAATCATCGGCCGTACCGCAACAAGCACCACTACAAGGGCTACTACCTGGCGAACGATTCCACCGGCAGCGCGACCGGCAACTCGTACGAGCACGATGGCACCGACTCGAAGTGTCCCCGGTTTGTGGGCGAAGACGCCAGTCAACCAGCCCAGCAAACCCACCACGACCATCAACACCAGGCCACCAAGCACAACGGCCAGCGTCCGAACCCACTGTACTACTTGTTTAAGGAGCTGCATGGtcaccagcatcagcagcagcagcacgtcgTCGTACAGCACCCGGTGGTGGTAAGCCGGGCGCAGATGAAGCGACGCCATCTGAACCATCGCGCCCGGGACGCTCCAGTTGCAGGAAGTGACGGCAGTGATGAGAGCCGGTCGGTGTCCTCCGCCTCGGTGCTGTCAAGCGAGGAACGCAACCTATGA
- the LOC1276660 gene encoding protein anachronism isoform X2, with protein MKTVVPLGLVVLLGLLQAQPTHSAPFNLRDPVEEGLAMAESKMIDFENLTESERLSFLRENINITALKIQQRVLREKQNLNRTSGPLAITQSTTDRNVSDRVKTRKEYAEHIIGNIKHNIETNLMRNDTGHMGAATHEMAFSAVCDMPKNTNASQWNSDNTWNLYFRLPHNKQYNSVSSAVLRLYMHGANSTGSRESDNCKNPSEQMIRITTSVYFRKNRKDNAGQERKKICSCITITRSYRGWITLDTLLAVKAWDKPNRNLLIAIDVEDQDDRPMRAADFFRPADCTEASKQHNAVLPWTYLRSTYAGSAHEMDNVPHNPRLDLMFQKRMHHNHRPYRNKHHYKGYYLANDSTGSATGNSYEHDGTDSKCPRFVGEDASQPAQQTHHDHQHQATKHNGQRPNPLYYLFKELHGHQHQQQQHVVVQHPVVVSRAQMKRRHLNHRARDAPVAGSDGSDESRSVSSASVLSSEERNL; from the exons ATGAAGACGGTCGTACCCTTGGGCCTGGTGGTGCTGCTAGGCTTGCTGCAGGCGCAGCCGACGCACAGTGCACCGTTCAATCTGCGCGACCCGGTCGAGGAGGGCCTGGCCATGGCGGAGTCGAAGATGATCGATTTCGAAAACCTGACCGAAAGCGAACGGCTCTCGTTCCTGCGGGAGAACATCAACATAACCGCGCTCAAGATACAGCAGCGGGTGCTGCGGGAGAAGCAGAACCTGAACCGGACGAGCGGACCGCTGGCCATCACCCAGAGCACCACCGATCGGAACGTTTCGGATCGCGTGAAAACGCGAAAAGA ATACGCCGAACACATCATCGGTAACATCAAGCACAACATCGAGACGAACCTGATGCGCAACGACACCGGGCATATGGGGGCGGCGACGCACGAGATGGCCTTTTCCGCCGTGTGCGACATGCCGAAAAACACCAACGCGAGCCAGTGGAACAGCGACAACACCTGGAATCTGTACTTCCGTCTGCCTCACAATAAGCAGTATAATTCTGTCAGCTCGGCTGTACTAAG ACTTTACATGCACGGTGCCAACTCGACTGGTTCGCGCGAGTCGGACAACTGCAAGAACCCGTCGGAACAGATGATTCGCATTACGACCTCGGTCTACTTCCGCAAGAACCGCAAAG ATAATGCCGGCCAGGAGCGCAAGAAGATCTGCAGCTGCATCACGATCACCCGATCGTACCGGGGCTGGATCACGTTGGACACGCTGCTCGCGGTGAAGGCGTGGGACAAACCGAACCGCAACCTGCTCATCGCGATCGACGTCGAGGATCAGGACGATCGACCGATGCGGGCGGCCGATTTCTTCCGGCCGGCCGACTGCACGGAGGCAAGTAAACAACACAACG CCGTTCTTCCATGGACCTATCTCCGAAGCACATATGCAGGGTCCGCTCATGAAATGGACAATGTGCCACA CAACCCGCGACTAGACCTAATGTTCCAGAAGCGCATGCATCACAATCATCGGCCGTACCGCAACAAGCACCACTACAAGGGCTACTACCTGGCGAACGATTCCACCGGCAGCGCGACCGGCAACTCGTACGAGCACGATGGCACCGACTCGAAGTGTCCCCGGTTTGTGGGCGAAGACGCCAGTCAACCAGCCCAGCAAACCCACCACGACCATCAACACCAGGCCACCAAGCACAACGGCCAGCGTCCGAACCCACTGTACTACTTGTTTAAGGAGCTGCATGGtcaccagcatcagcagcagcagcacgtcgTCGTACAGCACCCGGTGGTGGTAAGCCGGGCGCAGATGAAGCGACGCCATCTGAACCATCGCGCCCGGGACGCTCCAGTTGCAGGAAGTGACGGCAGTGATGAGAGCCGGTCGGTGTCCTCCGCCTCGGTGCTGTCAAGCGAGGAACGCAACCTATGA